The region ATCGATCCGAAGACGAAGCCGCGGTAGCTCTGGACCCGCGCGACCTTGCCGAGGCCGAGCTTCGAGCGGTCCGCGTCCTCGTAGCCCGAAGGGAACGGGTAGCCCTTGAGCGCGCCGTCGTTGGCGAAGGTCCAGCCGTGGTAGGGGCAGGTGAACGAGCGGGCATTGCCCTTGTCCGTCACGCACACGCGGTTGCCGCGGTGCGGGCAGCGGTTGTGCAGCAGGTGGATCGATCCGTCTTTCGCGCGCGTCATGATCACCGGCTCCGGGCCGATGGACTTCATCACGTAGTCGTTCGGGTTCGGCACTTCGCTCTCGTGGCCCACATAGACCCAGGTGCGAAACCAGATCGCGGCGAGCTCCGCCTGGAAGATCGCGGGGTCGGTGTAGAGCGAACCATGCACGTGGTCGGCCTGCACGAGCTGGTCCCAGCGCGGTGCTGCCGAGCGGTCGGGGACGATGGGAATGACGGTTGCGCAGTTGTCCAAGACAGACCTCCACTCAGACGGAAAAATCAGGTTGTTCGCGGATCGCGTTGATGCAATAATAGTCCGACGAGACGGACTATGTCAACGGCTTTTTTGCCATCCGCCCCATTGGAAGAATTCGCCATGCCCCAGGTAGTTTTCATCGAGTACGACGGCTCGCAGCGCACCGTCGAAGCGCCCATCGGCAAGAGCCTCATGCAGGTGGCCGTGGACAACGGCGTGCCCGGCATCCTGGGCGACTGCGGGGGCTCCTGCAGCTGCGCCACCTGCCACGGCTATGTGGACCCTGCATTCGCGGACAAGCTGCCGCCCAAGACCGAGACGGAAATCTTCATGCTGGAGGGCGTGCCGGTGCTGAAGGAGGAAAGCCGCCTGTGCTGCCAGATCCGCATGCAGCCCGAACTCGACGGCATCGTGGTGCGGCTGCCGGAAGAGCAGGTTT is a window of Caenimonas aquaedulcis DNA encoding:
- a CDS encoding 2Fe-2S iron-sulfur cluster-binding protein codes for the protein MPQVVFIEYDGSQRTVEAPIGKSLMQVAVDNGVPGILGDCGGSCSCATCHGYVDPAFADKLPPKTETEIFMLEGVPVLKEESRLCCQIRMQPELDGIVVRLPEEQV